Proteins encoded together in one Chitinophaga sp. LS1 window:
- a CDS encoding EamA family transporter codes for MKKSNTHSYIALVMVSFFWGTTYLASSVGVRHMHGLMLAGLRQTAAGIILISFFLLKGYRLPDKIVLSRLFIIGLMMLCLSNGLITWAMQYIPSGLCAIIVATVPIWITIFSYFMVQRTRLSPLLIVGMLVGLLGVAGIFYNYLSSLMNPAFRLGIFLTFIACISWAIGSVLTARWALKVNFLYGAGFQMLFSGIVMLVTVSLMGYSFHLSAMNLQLWESLLYLIFVGSIVGYSSYVFALNNLPTSLASVYAYINPIVAVILGWLILKEQLNWTTALSCLVTLVGVYIVNVSVNKSKSKLEHSN; via the coding sequence ATGAAAAAGTCTAACACGCATTCCTATATAGCATTGGTAATGGTCAGTTTCTTCTGGGGTACCACCTACCTCGCTTCCAGCGTAGGAGTACGACACATGCATGGCCTCATGCTCGCAGGCCTGCGGCAAACCGCCGCAGGTATTATCCTGATCAGCTTTTTCCTGCTGAAAGGCTACCGTCTACCTGACAAAATCGTTCTTTCCCGCTTATTTATAATAGGCTTAATGATGCTTTGTCTGAGCAATGGCCTAATTACCTGGGCCATGCAATACATTCCCAGTGGATTATGTGCTATCATCGTAGCCACAGTCCCAATCTGGATTACTATATTCAGTTATTTCATGGTACAGCGTACCCGCTTATCACCTTTATTAATAGTAGGCATGCTGGTAGGGTTGCTGGGAGTAGCGGGCATTTTTTACAATTACCTGTCCAGTTTAATGAACCCTGCATTCAGGCTAGGTATTTTCCTTACCTTCATCGCCTGTATAAGTTGGGCCATTGGTTCTGTACTCACTGCCCGCTGGGCGTTAAAAGTGAATTTCCTTTATGGTGCAGGGTTTCAGATGCTTTTTAGTGGCATTGTCATGCTTGTCACGGTATCCCTGATGGGGTATAGTTTTCATTTATCTGCTATGAACTTACAATTGTGGGAGAGTTTGCTGTACCTGATTTTTGTCGGATCGATCGTAGGGTATTCCTCCTATGTCTTTGCGCTCAATAACCTGCCGACCTCACTGGCATCGGTATACGCTTATATCAATCCCATTGTAGCTGTCATTCTTGGGTGGCTGATCCTGAAGGAACAGCTTAACTGGACAACGGCTTTATCCTGCCTGGTTACATTGGTCGGTGTCTACATAGTAAATGTATCCGTCAATAAAAGCAAGAGTAAGCTTGAACACAGCAACTGA
- a CDS encoding GNAT family N-acetyltransferase: protein MNTATDPIRLIGCAPDLLPHFERLNRHWIEKYFTIEPTDIAALQHADKDILSKGGKIIFAAAEDEIVGTVALKHIDVESAEMTKLAVDEKFQGYKIGWRLVKEIMRIAEELGYKKVVLYSNTILVPALNMYEKIGFREIPVEPGRYQRSNVKMEYTFGAEHPQYTVAGELKTLINEWGQLLANISDMQAAARPKAGKWSIKEILGHLVDSAINNNVRIIRAQQISLLQIPGYDQEFWVKGQAWQFMNWQNLIKLWTIFNEHLVLTIRTIPTEVLQHTVKVNENDPVTLNYLIVDYVIHMKHHLSQINELFNLKKDTI, encoded by the coding sequence ATGAACACAGCAACTGACCCTATCCGGCTGATAGGCTGTGCACCAGACCTGTTGCCACACTTTGAAAGATTAAACAGACATTGGATCGAAAAGTATTTCACCATTGAACCGACAGACATCGCGGCATTACAACATGCCGATAAAGATATCCTTAGTAAAGGAGGGAAGATTATCTTTGCAGCAGCCGAAGATGAAATAGTAGGCACCGTCGCCCTGAAACACATAGATGTAGAAAGTGCAGAAATGACGAAACTAGCAGTAGATGAAAAGTTTCAGGGGTACAAGATAGGTTGGCGCCTCGTAAAAGAAATCATGCGCATTGCGGAAGAACTGGGATACAAAAAAGTAGTACTTTACTCCAATACAATCCTGGTGCCTGCGTTGAATATGTATGAAAAAATCGGCTTCAGGGAAATACCTGTAGAACCGGGGAGGTACCAACGCAGTAACGTTAAAATGGAATATACCTTTGGAGCTGAGCATCCGCAGTACACGGTAGCGGGGGAACTGAAAACGCTGATTAATGAGTGGGGACAACTTCTGGCCAATATCAGCGATATGCAGGCAGCAGCGCGGCCCAAAGCCGGAAAATGGAGTATAAAAGAAATATTGGGACACCTCGTAGATTCAGCAATTAATAATAACGTTCGGATAATACGCGCACAACAGATATCTTTGCTGCAAATTCCGGGATATGATCAGGAATTTTGGGTAAAGGGACAGGCCTGGCAGTTTATGAACTGGCAGAATTTAATTAAATTGTGGACCATTTTCAATGAGCACCTGGTACTAACGATACGGACTATACCAACAGAAGTCTTGCAACATACAGTTAAAGTAAACGAGAACGACCCGGTAACGCTAAATTACCTGATCGTTGATTATGTAATACATATGAAGCACCACTTGTCACAGATAAACGAATTATTCAATTTGAAGAAAGATACGATTTAG